A single Meles meles chromosome 20, mMelMel3.1 paternal haplotype, whole genome shotgun sequence DNA region contains:
- the WIZ gene encoding protein Wiz isoform X1 produces the protein MDGPLAGGLAAPDRPRGPERLPGPAPREDIEGGAEAAEGEGGIFRSTHYLPVTKEGPRDILDGRGGISDGQPHPGLSEALPRATSATHRISSCCWDGGSLDFQPGSPPPHFLGHFPGPPDGQGTWEHPLAQEAREGIPSERRFEDSVIVRTVKPHIELEGSRRFLHHQGEAKLLEKAPRGHPRFDWLRDTDEQAPPQDGGLHLDLPPQPLPLTSFRTVLVPVEDATKTLDVTVVDTREPLADLEGLAQPSEWGLPRSASEVATQTWTVNAEASVERLQPLLPPIRTGPYLCELLEEVAKGVVSPDEDEDEEPAVFPCIECSIYFKQKEHLLEHMSQHRRAPGQEPPDDLAPLACGECGWAFTDPGALEQHRQLHQASREKIIEEIQKLKQVPGDEGREARLQCPKCIFGTNSSKAFVQHAKLHVRELPGQPAREPFGGGSRAESPGPDATTLTYRPYRASSGLRGCVFCGFPAPSESLLREHVRLAHAHPHWEEDAEAFEEDPASQPGTSQDTYARFPDAAEDYFGKAEPLLAPTWQENPAGYDPSLAFGPGCQQLGMRDFPLSKPLLHGSDQRPLGRPAFPSPLASAPYSLQPSRNKAVVHPQGLPAQLRSHRHPWSEEEEEDIPLASEMDFSPENGVFPPLATPGLIPQLALDLKRTFRKALRAAEASRAQQQQLRGMVPLVLVAKLGPQVLAAATRVPPRLQPEELGLGGAHPLDFLLLDAPLDGPLGLDALLDGDLEVALKHEERKCPYCPDRFHNGIGLANHVRGHLNRVGVSYNVRHFISAEEVKAIERRFSFQKKKKKVANFDPGTFSLMRCDFCGAGFDTRAGLSSHARAHLRDFGITNWELTVSPINILQELLATSAAERPPSPLGCEPGGSPSSFLTSRRPRLPLAVPFPPTWAEDPGPAYGDGLGSEENTMVAMDLGSPPLPKKSLPVPGPLEQVANRLSSKVAAEVPHGSKQELPDLKAQSLTTCEVCGACFETRKGLSSHARSHLRQLGVAESESSGAPIDLLYELVKQKGLPDTPLGLPPGLSKKSNSPKEVVAGAPRPGLLALAKPLDAPAVNKAIKSPPGFSTKGLAHPPSSPLLKKAPLALAGSPTPKNPEDKSPQLSLSPRPASPKAQWPQSEDDGPLNLTLDSDGGRELDCQLCGAWFETRKGLSSHARAHLRHLGVSDPDAKGSPIDVLHGLIRRDGVQIRLPPGRGTLAQLGRPPPTSAALSLLPPPPPAKKAKLKAAGTASPWGKQDLSAAAAAGIFWASDVEPSPLNLSSGPEPARDIRCEFCGEFFENRKGLSSHARSHLRQMGVTEWYVNGSPIDTLREILKRRTQSRPGGPPNPPGPNPKALAKVVGSGGPGSSLETRSPADLHLSPLAKKLPPPPGSPLGHSPTASPPTARKMFPGLAAPSLPKKLKPEQMRVEIKREMLPGALHGEPHPSEGPWAAPREDMAPLNLSSRAEPVRDIRCEFCGEFFENRKGLSSHARSHLRQMGVTEWSVNGSPIDTLREILKKKSKPCLIKKEPPAGDLAPALAEDGPPTAAPGPVQAPLPLAPMAGRPGKPGAGPAQVPRELSLAPITGAKPTATGYLGSVAAKRPLQEDRLLPAEVKAKTYIQTELPFKAKTLHEKTSHSSTEACCELCGLYFENRKALASHARAHLRQFGVTEWCVNGSPIETLSEWIKHRPQKVGAYRSYIQGGRPFTKKFRSAGHGRDSDKRPPLGLAPGGLAVVGRSAGGEPGPEAGRAADSGERPLAASPPGTVKAEEHQRQNINKFERRQARPPDASAVRGGEEANDLQQKLEEVRQPPPRVRPVPSLVPRPPQTSLVKFVGNIYTLKCRFCEVEFQGPLSIQEEWVRHLQRHILEMNFSKADPPPEEPRAPQAQTAAAEAP, from the exons ACGGGCAGCCCCATCCTGGCCTCAGCGAAGCCCTCCCCCGTGCCACCTCCGCCACCCATCGGATCAGCAGCTG TTGCTGGGATGGAGGCAGCCTGGACTTCCAGCCGggctccccaccaccccactTCCTGGGCCATTTCCCTGGCCCCCCTGATGGCCAGGGGACCTGGGAGCACCCCCTGGCCCAGGAAGCCAGGGAAGGCATCCCATCTGAGCGGAGGTTCGAGGACTCGGTCATTGTGAGAACTgtgaagccccacattgagcttgAGGGATCTAGAAGGTTCTTGCACCATCAGGGGGAAGCGAAGCTCTTGGAGAAGGCCCCCCGGGGCCACCCCAGGTTCGACTGGCTCCGAGACACTGATGAGCAGGCCCCACCCCAGGATGGGGGGCTGCACCTGGACCTgccgccccagcccctgcccctcacctcctTCAGAACAGTGCTCGTGCCGGTAGAAGACGCCACTAAGACGTTGGATGTGACGGTGGTGGACACGAGAGAGCCCCTGGCAGACCTTGAAGGGCTGGCTCAGCCGTCTGAGTGGGGCCTGCCCAGGTCGGCCTCAGAGGTGGCCACACAGACCTGGACAGTGAATGCAGAGGCATCCGTGGAGCGGCTGCAGCCGTTGCTGCCCCCGATCCGGACGGGGCCCTACCTGTGTGAGCTGCTGGAGGAGGTGGCCAAGGGGGTGGTCAGCCCGGATGAGGACGAGGATGAGGAGCCAGCCGTGTTCCCGTGCATTGAGTGCAGCATCTACTTCAAGCAGAAGGAGCACCTCCTGGAGCACATGAGCCAGCATCGCCGAGCCCCGGGCCAGGAACCCCCTGACGACTTGGCCCCGCTGGCCTGTGGAGAGTGCGGCTGGGCCTTCACCGACCCCGGGGCCCTAGAGCAGCACCGGCAGTTGCACCAGGCCTCCCGGGAGAAGATCATTGAAGAGATCCAGAAACTGAAGCAGGTCCCAGGAGATGAAGGCCGGGAGGCCCGGCTGCAGTGCCCCAAGTGCATCTTTGGCACCAATTCCTCCAAGGCCTTTGTGCAGCATGCCAAACTGCACGTGCGCGAGCTTCCAGGCCAGCCTGCCAGGGAGCCCTTCGGGGGCGGCAGTAGGGCTGAAAGCCCAGGCCCTGATGCCACCACCCTCACCTACCGACCCTACCGAGCCTCCTCGGGGCTCAGGGGCTGCGTGTTCTGCGGCTTCCCCGCGCCCAGCGAGAGCCTGCTCAGGGAGCACGTGAGGCTTGCGCATGCCCACCCCCACTGGGAGGAGGATGCAGAGGCTTTCGAGGAGGACCctgccagccagccaggcaccagcCAGGATACATATGCCCGCTTCCCTGATGCTGCTGAGGACTACTTTGGCAAAGCTGAACCGCTCTTGGCCCCCACGTGGCAGGAGAACCCTGCTGGATATGACCCTAGCCTGGCCTTTGGCCCAGGCTGCCAGCAGCTGGGCATGAGGGATTTCCCACTGTCAAAGCCACTTCTGCACGGCTCAGACCAGAGGCCCCTGGGAAGGCCAGCCTTTCCCTCACCTCTAGCATCTGCCCCCTACTCCTTACAGCCCAGTAGAAACAAGGCCGTGGTCCACCCCCAGGGGCTCCCAGCCCAGCTGAGGAGCCACAGACACCCTTGGAgcgaagaggaggaggaagacataCCGCTGGCCTCAGAAATGGACTTTTCCCCTGAAAATGGGGTTTTTCCACCCCTAGCTACACCTGGCCTCATCCCACAGCTGGCCCTGGACCTGAAGCGGACTTTCCGGAAAGCTCTGAGAGCAGCTGAAGCCTCACGggcacagcagcagcagctccgAGGGATGGTGCCGCTTGTGCTGGTGGCAAAGCTGGGGCCACAGGTCTTGGCTGCAGCAACGAGGGTGCCCCCAAGGCTGCAGCCTGAGGAGCTGGGCCTGGGGGGCGCCCACCCCCTGGACTTCTTACTCCTCGACGCGCCACTGGACGGCCCACTGGGGCTGGATGCGCTTCTGGACGGGGACCTGGAGGTGGCACTGAAGCACGAGGAGCGCAAGTGCCCCTACTGCCCCGATCGCTTCCACAACGGCATCGGCTTGGCCAACCATGTCCGGGGCCACCTGAACCGAGTGGGCGTCAGCTACAATGTGCGGCACTTCATCTCTGCTGAGGAGGTGAAGGCCATTGAGCGCAGGTTCtccttccagaagaagaagaaaaaag TGGCTAACTTTGACCCAGGCACCTTCAGCCTGATGCGTTGTGACTTCTGTGGGGCTGGCTTTGACACGCGGGCCGGCCTCTCCAGCCACGCCCGAGCCCACCTACGAGACTTCGGCATCACTAACTGGGAGCTCACCGTGTCGCCCATCAACAtcttgcaagagctgctggccaCCTCCGCTGCTGAGCGGCCCCCCAGCCCCCTGGGCTGCGAACCTGGGGGGTCGCCTAGCAGCTTCCTGACCTCGCGTCGGCCACGCTTACCTCTCGCAGTGCCCTTTCCACCCACCTGGGCTGAGGACCCTGGGCCAGCCTACGGAGATG GCCTGGGTTCTGAGGAAAACACAATGGTGGCCATGGACTTGGGCTCCCCCCCGCTCCCCAAGAagagtctgcctgtccctgggCCCTTGGAGCAGGTGGCCAATCGGCTGAGTAGCAAAGTGGCTGCAGAGGTTCCTCATGGCAGCAAGCAGGAGTTGCCAGATCTCAAGG cccagagcctgactaCCTGCGAGGTCTGCGGTGCCTGCTTTGAGACACGAAAGGGCCTGTCCAGCCATGCGCGCTCCCACCTGCGGCAGCTGGGGGTGGCCGAGTCGGAGAGCAGTGGAGCCCCCATTGACCTCCTCTACGAGCTTGTGAAGCAGAAGGGCCTGCCTGACACACCCCTTGGGCTGCCCCCAGGCCTGTCTAAGAAGTCCAACTCACCGAAGGAGGTGGTCGCTGGGGCCCCTCGGCCTGGCCTGCTTGCCTTGGCCAAGCCCTTGGATGCCCCGGCTGTCAACAAGGCCATCAAGTCACCTCCTGGCTTCTCGACCAAGGGCTTGGCCCATCCACCCAGCTCCCCACTCCTCAAGAAGGCACCACTGGCCCTGGCGGGCTCCCCTACCCCCAAGAATCCTGAGGACAAGAGCCCCCAGCTGTCCCTGAGCCCCCGGCCAGCCTCCCCAAAGGCACAGTGGCCCCAGTCTGAGGACGATGGGCCCCTGAACCTCA CTTTAGATAGTGACGGGGGCAGAGAGCTGGACTGCCAGCTGTGCGGTGCCTGGTTTGAGACCCGCAAGGGCCTGTCCAGCCACGCCCGCGCCCACCTGCGCCACCTGGGCGTCAGCGACCCGGACGCCAAGGGATCCCCCATAGACGTGCTCCACGGGCTCATCAGGAGGGACGGCGTCCAGATCCGCCTCCCACCCGGGCGCGGCACCCTGGCCCAGCTGGGGCGGCCTCCTCCCACCTCTGCGGCCCTCTccttgctcccccccccaccgccgGCCAAGAAGGCCAAGCTGAAGGCCGCGGGTACGGCCAGCCCCTGGGGGAAGCAGGACCTCTCGGCCGCCGCAGCCGCCGGCATTTTCTGGGCCTCTGATGTGGAGCCGTCTCCTCTCAACCTCT CCTCGGGCCCAGAGCCAGCTCGAGACATCCGCTGTGAGTTCTGTGGTGAGTTCTTCGAGAACCGCAAGGGCCTATCAAGTCACGCACGCTCGCACCTGCGGCAGATGGGCGTGACCGAGTGGTATGTCAACGGCTCACCCATTGACACACTACGGGAGATCCTCAAGAGACGGACCCAGTCCCGGCCTGGCGGCCCCCCTAACCCTCCAGGGCCGAACCCGAAAGCCCTGGCCAAGGTGGTGGGCAGCGGAGGTCCCGGTAGCTCACTGGAAACCCGCAGTCCTGCAGACCTTCACCTCTCACCCCTGGCCAAGAAGTTGCCACCGCCACCAGGCAGCCCCCTGGGCCACTCACCAACTGCCTCTCCTCCCACGGCCCGGAAGATGTTCCCAGGCCTGGCCGCACCCTCCCTGCCCAAGAAGCTGAAGCCTGAACAAATGCGGGTGGAGATCAAACGGGAGATGCTGCCAGGGGCCCTTCATGGGGAGCCACACCCATCTGAGGGTCCCTGGGCGGCGCCACGGGAAGACATGGCCCCCCTGAACCTGT CGTCCCGGGCAGAGCCTGTTCGTGACATCCGCTGTGAGTTCTGCGGTGAATTCTTCGAGAACCGCAAGGGCCTGTCAAGCCACGCGCGCTCCCACCTGCGGCAGATGGGCGTGACTGAGTGGTCTGTCAACGGCTCGCCCATCGACACGCTGCGGGAGATCCTCAAGAAGAAGTCCAAACCGTGCCTCATCAAGAAAGAGCCACCAGCTGGAGACCTGGCCCCTGCCTTGGCTGAGGATGGGCCTCCCACGGCTGCTCCTGGGCCTGTGCAGGCCCCTCTGCCACTGGCGCCAATGGCTGGCCGCCCAGGCAAACCAGGAGCTGGGCCGGCCCAGGTTCCTCGAGAGCTCAGCCTGGCGCCCATCACTGGTGCCAAGCCCACAGCCACTGGCTACCTGGGCTCAGTGGCAGCCAAGCGGCCCCTGCAGGAGGACCGCCTCCTCCCAGCAGAGGTCAAGGCCAAGACCTACATCCAGACCGAACTGCCCTTCAAGGCAAAGACCCTCCACGAGAAGACCTCCCACTCCT ccaCTGAGGCCTGCTGTGAGCTGTGTGGCCTTTACTTCGAAAACCGCAAGGCCCTGGCCAGCCACGCAAGGGCGCACCTGCGGCAATTTGGCGTGACCGAGTGGTGTGTGAACGGCTCACCCATTGAGACACTGAGCGAGTGGATCAAGCACCGGCCCCAGAAGGTGGGGGCCTACCGCAGCTACATCCAGGGCGGCCGCCCCTTCACCAAGAAATTCCGCAGCGCCGGCCATGGCCGTGACAGCGACAAGCGGCCGCCCCTAGGGCTGGCACCCGGGGGCCTGGCTGTGGTGGGCCGCAGTGCTGGGGGTGAGCCAGGGCCTGAGGCTGGCCGGGCAGCCGACAGTGGTGAGCGGCCTTTGGCAGCCAGCCCGCCAGGCACTGTGAAGGCCGAGGAACACCAGCGGCAGAACATCAACA AATTTGAGCGCCGACAAGCTCGGCCTCCAGACGCCTCTGCGGTCCGGGGGGGCGAAGAGGCCAATGATCTAcagcagaagctggaagaggtgCGGCAACCCCCGCCCCGGGTCCGGCCGGTCCCCTCCCTGGTACCCCGGCCCCCCCAGACATCACTGGTCAAATTTGTTGGCAACATCTACACCCTCAAGTGCAG GTTCTGTGAGGTGGAATTCCAGGGGCCCCTCTCTATCCAGGAGGAGTGGGTGCGGCACTTACAGCGGCACATCCTGGAGATGAATTTCTCCAAAGCGGACCCCCCGCCTGAGGAGCCCCGGGCCCCGCAGGCACAGACAGCGGCGGCAGAGGCGCCCTAA
- the WIZ gene encoding protein Wiz isoform X4 has product MDGPLAGGLAAPDRPRGPERLPGPAPREDIEGGAEAAEGEGGIFRSTHYLPVTKEGPRDILDGRGGISDGQPHPGLSEALPRATSATHRISSCCWDGGSLDFQPGSPPPHFLGHFPGPPDGQGTWEHPLAQEAREGIPSERRFEDSVIVRTVKPHIELEGSRRFLHHQGEAKLLEKAPRGHPRFDWLRDTDEQAPPQDGGLHLDLPPQPLPLTSFRTVLVPVEDATKTLDVTVVDTREPLADLEGLAQPSEWGLPRSASEVATQTWTVNAEASVERLQPLLPPIRTGPYLCELLEEVAKGVVSPDEDEDEEPAVFPCIECSIYFKQKEHLLEHMSQHRRAPGQEPPDDLAPLACGECGWAFTDPGALEQHRQLHQASREKIIEEIQKLKQVPGDEGREARLQCPKCIFGTNSSKAFVQHAKLHVRELPGQPAREPFGGGSRAESPGPDATTLTYRPYRASSGLRGCVFCGFPAPSESLLREHVRLAHAHPHWEEDAEAFEEDPASQPGTSQDTYARFPDAAEDYFGKAEPLLAPTWQENPAGYDPSLAFGPGCQQLGMRDFPLSKPLLHGSDQRPLGRPAFPSPLASAPYSLQPSRNKAVVHPQGLPAQLRSHRHPWSEEEEEDIPLASEMDFSPENGVFPPLATPGLIPQLALDLKRTFRKALRAAEASRAQQQQLRGMVPLVLVAKLGPQVLAAATRVPPRLQPEELGLGGAHPLDFLLLDAPLDGPLGLDALLDGDLEVALKHEERKCPYCPDRFHNGIGLANHVRGHLNRVGVSYNVRHFISAEEVKAIERRFSFQKKKKKVANFDPGTFSLMRCDFCGAGFDTRAGLSSHARAHLRDFGITNWELTVSPINILQELLATSAAERPPSPLGCEPGGSPSSFLTSRRPRLPLAVPFPPTWAEDPGPAYGDAQSLTTCEVCGACFETRKGLSSHARSHLRQLGVAESESSGAPIDLLYELVKQKGLPDTPLGLPPGLSKKSNSPKEVVAGAPRPGLLALAKPLDAPAVNKAIKSPPGFSTKGLAHPPSSPLLKKAPLALAGSPTPKNPEDKSPQLSLSPRPASPKAQWPQSEDDGPLNLTSGPEPARDIRCEFCGEFFENRKGLSSHARSHLRQMGVTEWYVNGSPIDTLREILKRRTQSRPGGPPNPPGPNPKALAKVVGSGGPGSSLETRSPADLHLSPLAKKLPPPPGSPLGHSPTASPPTARKMFPGLAAPSLPKKLKPEQMRVEIKREMLPGALHGEPHPSEGPWAAPREDMAPLNLSSRAEPVRDIRCEFCGEFFENRKGLSSHARSHLRQMGVTEWSVNGSPIDTLREILKKKSKPCLIKKEPPAGDLAPALAEDGPPTAAPGPVQAPLPLAPMAGRPGKPGAGPAQVPRELSLAPITGAKPTATGYLGSVAAKRPLQEDRLLPAEVKAKTYIQTELPFKAKTLHEKTSHSSTEACCELCGLYFENRKALASHARAHLRQFGVTEWCVNGSPIETLSEWIKHRPQKVGAYRSYIQGGRPFTKKFRSAGHGRDSDKRPPLGLAPGGLAVVGRSAGGEPGPEAGRAADSGERPLAASPPGTVKAEEHQRQNINKFERRQARPPDASAVRGGEEANDLQQKLEEVRQPPPRVRPVPSLVPRPPQTSLVKFVGNIYTLKCRFCEVEFQGPLSIQEEWVRHLQRHILEMNFSKADPPPEEPRAPQAQTAAAEAP; this is encoded by the exons ACGGGCAGCCCCATCCTGGCCTCAGCGAAGCCCTCCCCCGTGCCACCTCCGCCACCCATCGGATCAGCAGCTG TTGCTGGGATGGAGGCAGCCTGGACTTCCAGCCGggctccccaccaccccactTCCTGGGCCATTTCCCTGGCCCCCCTGATGGCCAGGGGACCTGGGAGCACCCCCTGGCCCAGGAAGCCAGGGAAGGCATCCCATCTGAGCGGAGGTTCGAGGACTCGGTCATTGTGAGAACTgtgaagccccacattgagcttgAGGGATCTAGAAGGTTCTTGCACCATCAGGGGGAAGCGAAGCTCTTGGAGAAGGCCCCCCGGGGCCACCCCAGGTTCGACTGGCTCCGAGACACTGATGAGCAGGCCCCACCCCAGGATGGGGGGCTGCACCTGGACCTgccgccccagcccctgcccctcacctcctTCAGAACAGTGCTCGTGCCGGTAGAAGACGCCACTAAGACGTTGGATGTGACGGTGGTGGACACGAGAGAGCCCCTGGCAGACCTTGAAGGGCTGGCTCAGCCGTCTGAGTGGGGCCTGCCCAGGTCGGCCTCAGAGGTGGCCACACAGACCTGGACAGTGAATGCAGAGGCATCCGTGGAGCGGCTGCAGCCGTTGCTGCCCCCGATCCGGACGGGGCCCTACCTGTGTGAGCTGCTGGAGGAGGTGGCCAAGGGGGTGGTCAGCCCGGATGAGGACGAGGATGAGGAGCCAGCCGTGTTCCCGTGCATTGAGTGCAGCATCTACTTCAAGCAGAAGGAGCACCTCCTGGAGCACATGAGCCAGCATCGCCGAGCCCCGGGCCAGGAACCCCCTGACGACTTGGCCCCGCTGGCCTGTGGAGAGTGCGGCTGGGCCTTCACCGACCCCGGGGCCCTAGAGCAGCACCGGCAGTTGCACCAGGCCTCCCGGGAGAAGATCATTGAAGAGATCCAGAAACTGAAGCAGGTCCCAGGAGATGAAGGCCGGGAGGCCCGGCTGCAGTGCCCCAAGTGCATCTTTGGCACCAATTCCTCCAAGGCCTTTGTGCAGCATGCCAAACTGCACGTGCGCGAGCTTCCAGGCCAGCCTGCCAGGGAGCCCTTCGGGGGCGGCAGTAGGGCTGAAAGCCCAGGCCCTGATGCCACCACCCTCACCTACCGACCCTACCGAGCCTCCTCGGGGCTCAGGGGCTGCGTGTTCTGCGGCTTCCCCGCGCCCAGCGAGAGCCTGCTCAGGGAGCACGTGAGGCTTGCGCATGCCCACCCCCACTGGGAGGAGGATGCAGAGGCTTTCGAGGAGGACCctgccagccagccaggcaccagcCAGGATACATATGCCCGCTTCCCTGATGCTGCTGAGGACTACTTTGGCAAAGCTGAACCGCTCTTGGCCCCCACGTGGCAGGAGAACCCTGCTGGATATGACCCTAGCCTGGCCTTTGGCCCAGGCTGCCAGCAGCTGGGCATGAGGGATTTCCCACTGTCAAAGCCACTTCTGCACGGCTCAGACCAGAGGCCCCTGGGAAGGCCAGCCTTTCCCTCACCTCTAGCATCTGCCCCCTACTCCTTACAGCCCAGTAGAAACAAGGCCGTGGTCCACCCCCAGGGGCTCCCAGCCCAGCTGAGGAGCCACAGACACCCTTGGAgcgaagaggaggaggaagacataCCGCTGGCCTCAGAAATGGACTTTTCCCCTGAAAATGGGGTTTTTCCACCCCTAGCTACACCTGGCCTCATCCCACAGCTGGCCCTGGACCTGAAGCGGACTTTCCGGAAAGCTCTGAGAGCAGCTGAAGCCTCACGggcacagcagcagcagctccgAGGGATGGTGCCGCTTGTGCTGGTGGCAAAGCTGGGGCCACAGGTCTTGGCTGCAGCAACGAGGGTGCCCCCAAGGCTGCAGCCTGAGGAGCTGGGCCTGGGGGGCGCCCACCCCCTGGACTTCTTACTCCTCGACGCGCCACTGGACGGCCCACTGGGGCTGGATGCGCTTCTGGACGGGGACCTGGAGGTGGCACTGAAGCACGAGGAGCGCAAGTGCCCCTACTGCCCCGATCGCTTCCACAACGGCATCGGCTTGGCCAACCATGTCCGGGGCCACCTGAACCGAGTGGGCGTCAGCTACAATGTGCGGCACTTCATCTCTGCTGAGGAGGTGAAGGCCATTGAGCGCAGGTTCtccttccagaagaagaagaaaaaag TGGCTAACTTTGACCCAGGCACCTTCAGCCTGATGCGTTGTGACTTCTGTGGGGCTGGCTTTGACACGCGGGCCGGCCTCTCCAGCCACGCCCGAGCCCACCTACGAGACTTCGGCATCACTAACTGGGAGCTCACCGTGTCGCCCATCAACAtcttgcaagagctgctggccaCCTCCGCTGCTGAGCGGCCCCCCAGCCCCCTGGGCTGCGAACCTGGGGGGTCGCCTAGCAGCTTCCTGACCTCGCGTCGGCCACGCTTACCTCTCGCAGTGCCCTTTCCACCCACCTGGGCTGAGGACCCTGGGCCAGCCTACGGAGATG cccagagcctgactaCCTGCGAGGTCTGCGGTGCCTGCTTTGAGACACGAAAGGGCCTGTCCAGCCATGCGCGCTCCCACCTGCGGCAGCTGGGGGTGGCCGAGTCGGAGAGCAGTGGAGCCCCCATTGACCTCCTCTACGAGCTTGTGAAGCAGAAGGGCCTGCCTGACACACCCCTTGGGCTGCCCCCAGGCCTGTCTAAGAAGTCCAACTCACCGAAGGAGGTGGTCGCTGGGGCCCCTCGGCCTGGCCTGCTTGCCTTGGCCAAGCCCTTGGATGCCCCGGCTGTCAACAAGGCCATCAAGTCACCTCCTGGCTTCTCGACCAAGGGCTTGGCCCATCCACCCAGCTCCCCACTCCTCAAGAAGGCACCACTGGCCCTGGCGGGCTCCCCTACCCCCAAGAATCCTGAGGACAAGAGCCCCCAGCTGTCCCTGAGCCCCCGGCCAGCCTCCCCAAAGGCACAGTGGCCCCAGTCTGAGGACGATGGGCCCCTGAACCTCA CCTCGGGCCCAGAGCCAGCTCGAGACATCCGCTGTGAGTTCTGTGGTGAGTTCTTCGAGAACCGCAAGGGCCTATCAAGTCACGCACGCTCGCACCTGCGGCAGATGGGCGTGACCGAGTGGTATGTCAACGGCTCACCCATTGACACACTACGGGAGATCCTCAAGAGACGGACCCAGTCCCGGCCTGGCGGCCCCCCTAACCCTCCAGGGCCGAACCCGAAAGCCCTGGCCAAGGTGGTGGGCAGCGGAGGTCCCGGTAGCTCACTGGAAACCCGCAGTCCTGCAGACCTTCACCTCTCACCCCTGGCCAAGAAGTTGCCACCGCCACCAGGCAGCCCCCTGGGCCACTCACCAACTGCCTCTCCTCCCACGGCCCGGAAGATGTTCCCAGGCCTGGCCGCACCCTCCCTGCCCAAGAAGCTGAAGCCTGAACAAATGCGGGTGGAGATCAAACGGGAGATGCTGCCAGGGGCCCTTCATGGGGAGCCACACCCATCTGAGGGTCCCTGGGCGGCGCCACGGGAAGACATGGCCCCCCTGAACCTGT CGTCCCGGGCAGAGCCTGTTCGTGACATCCGCTGTGAGTTCTGCGGTGAATTCTTCGAGAACCGCAAGGGCCTGTCAAGCCACGCGCGCTCCCACCTGCGGCAGATGGGCGTGACTGAGTGGTCTGTCAACGGCTCGCCCATCGACACGCTGCGGGAGATCCTCAAGAAGAAGTCCAAACCGTGCCTCATCAAGAAAGAGCCACCAGCTGGAGACCTGGCCCCTGCCTTGGCTGAGGATGGGCCTCCCACGGCTGCTCCTGGGCCTGTGCAGGCCCCTCTGCCACTGGCGCCAATGGCTGGCCGCCCAGGCAAACCAGGAGCTGGGCCGGCCCAGGTTCCTCGAGAGCTCAGCCTGGCGCCCATCACTGGTGCCAAGCCCACAGCCACTGGCTACCTGGGCTCAGTGGCAGCCAAGCGGCCCCTGCAGGAGGACCGCCTCCTCCCAGCAGAGGTCAAGGCCAAGACCTACATCCAGACCGAACTGCCCTTCAAGGCAAAGACCCTCCACGAGAAGACCTCCCACTCCT ccaCTGAGGCCTGCTGTGAGCTGTGTGGCCTTTACTTCGAAAACCGCAAGGCCCTGGCCAGCCACGCAAGGGCGCACCTGCGGCAATTTGGCGTGACCGAGTGGTGTGTGAACGGCTCACCCATTGAGACACTGAGCGAGTGGATCAAGCACCGGCCCCAGAAGGTGGGGGCCTACCGCAGCTACATCCAGGGCGGCCGCCCCTTCACCAAGAAATTCCGCAGCGCCGGCCATGGCCGTGACAGCGACAAGCGGCCGCCCCTAGGGCTGGCACCCGGGGGCCTGGCTGTGGTGGGCCGCAGTGCTGGGGGTGAGCCAGGGCCTGAGGCTGGCCGGGCAGCCGACAGTGGTGAGCGGCCTTTGGCAGCCAGCCCGCCAGGCACTGTGAAGGCCGAGGAACACCAGCGGCAGAACATCAACA AATTTGAGCGCCGACAAGCTCGGCCTCCAGACGCCTCTGCGGTCCGGGGGGGCGAAGAGGCCAATGATCTAcagcagaagctggaagaggtgCGGCAACCCCCGCCCCGGGTCCGGCCGGTCCCCTCCCTGGTACCCCGGCCCCCCCAGACATCACTGGTCAAATTTGTTGGCAACATCTACACCCTCAAGTGCAG GTTCTGTGAGGTGGAATTCCAGGGGCCCCTCTCTATCCAGGAGGAGTGGGTGCGGCACTTACAGCGGCACATCCTGGAGATGAATTTCTCCAAAGCGGACCCCCCGCCTGAGGAGCCCCGGGCCCCGCAGGCACAGACAGCGGCGGCAGAGGCGCCCTAA